The proteins below come from a single Mycobacterium parmense genomic window:
- the hrpA gene encoding ATP-dependent RNA helicase HrpA: MSAASDPSVAQLRNRLDGLTIADAARLGRRLKSLRNPQPEKLEQLAGQIAKAEALVATRHAAVPAITYPDLPVSERREEIADAVRANQVVVVAGETGSGKTTQLPKICLGIGRGIRGTIGHTQPRRLAARTVAQRIADELSSPLGEAVGYAVRFTDQVSDRTLVKLMTDGILLAEIQRDRRLLRYDTLILDEAHERSLNIDFLLGYLRGLLPRRPDLKIIITSATIEPQRFSAHFGNAPIIEVSGRTYPVEIRYRPREVAVSAGAGDDPDDPDHEIVRTETRDEVEAIVDAIHELDAEPAGDVLVFLSGEREIRDTAEALTGLEHTEVLPLYARLSTAEQQRVFAPHTGRRVVLATNVAETSLTVPGIRYVVDPGNARISRYSRRLKVQRLPIEPISQASAAQRAGRCGRVAPGVCIRLYSEDDFAARPRYTDPEILRTNLAAVILQMAALQLGDIESFGFLDPPDRRSVRDGVQLLQELGAFDADGAITALGRRLARLPVDPRLGRMILQSHTEGCVSEVLVLAAALTIPDPRERPADREEAARAKHARFADDTSDFMSYVNLWNHLRTQRTELSGNQFRRQCRDDFLHYLRIREWQDLVGQLRSIARDLGVVESGEPADPAAVHAALLAGLLSHVGMRREDTREYLGARNSHFVLAPGSALAKRPPRWVVVAELVETSRLYGRTAARIQPELVERVAGDLVQRTYSEPHWDGKRGEVMAYERVTLYGLPLVARRRVGYARVEPGVARELFIRHALVEGDWHTRHHFFRDNARLRAELEEIEERARRRDLLVGDDEIHALYDARVPADVVSARHFDAWWKNQRHKTPDLLTFGRDDLLRADAADTGRPDTWHAGDVALPLTYRFEPGAADDGVTVHVPIDVLARLGGDEFAWQVPALREELVTALIRSLPKDLRRNFVPAPDTARAVLGGIDPAAEPLLPALQRELRRRSGILVPIEAFDLDKLPPHLRVTFAVESADGAEVARDKDLGALQERLAAPARRAVAEAVAGGLQQTGLRDWPDDLDELPREVQSNVDGRAVRGFPAFVDAGGTVDVRVFATPAEQDRAMRPGSRRLLRLSVPSPVKAIERQLDPRTRLALGANPDGSLTALLDDCADAAADALMPVAVWTRDDFAALRRRAAEALAPMTRQIVGRVEKVLAAAQEVQLVLPAQPAPAQADAIADVGAQLRRLLPPGFVTATGSAHLADLTRYLTAIRRRLDRLPHAIEADRERMARVRAVQDAYDELLRQRPADPAARDIARQLEELRVSLWAQQLGTPRPVSEQRIYRAIDAALDR, from the coding sequence GTGTCCGCAGCGTCCGATCCGTCAGTCGCGCAACTGCGCAACCGCCTCGACGGGCTGACCATCGCCGACGCCGCGCGCCTGGGACGCCGGCTGAAGAGCCTCCGCAACCCGCAGCCCGAGAAGCTCGAGCAGCTCGCGGGACAGATCGCGAAGGCCGAGGCGCTCGTCGCCACCCGGCACGCCGCCGTCCCGGCGATCACCTACCCCGACCTGCCGGTCAGCGAGCGCCGAGAAGAGATCGCCGACGCCGTTCGCGCGAACCAGGTCGTGGTCGTCGCCGGTGAGACCGGATCGGGAAAGACCACCCAGCTGCCCAAGATCTGCCTCGGGATCGGCCGCGGTATCCGAGGAACCATCGGGCACACCCAGCCCCGGCGGCTGGCCGCCCGGACCGTGGCTCAGCGCATCGCCGACGAGCTGAGCAGTCCGCTCGGCGAGGCGGTCGGCTACGCGGTCCGCTTCACCGATCAGGTCAGCGACCGCACCCTGGTCAAACTGATGACCGACGGCATCCTGCTCGCCGAGATCCAGCGCGACCGCCGCCTCTTGCGCTACGACACCCTCATCCTCGACGAGGCCCACGAACGCAGCCTCAACATCGACTTCCTGCTCGGCTACCTGCGCGGGCTGCTGCCGCGTCGCCCCGATCTGAAGATCATCATCACCTCGGCAACCATTGAGCCACAACGCTTTTCAGCCCACTTCGGCAACGCGCCAATCATCGAGGTGTCCGGGCGGACGTACCCGGTGGAGATCCGGTACCGACCGCGCGAGGTCGCGGTCTCAGCGGGCGCGGGCGACGATCCCGACGACCCGGACCACGAAATCGTCCGCACCGAGACCCGCGACGAGGTCGAGGCCATCGTCGACGCCATCCACGAGCTCGACGCCGAACCTGCCGGCGACGTCTTGGTGTTCCTGTCTGGCGAGCGCGAAATCCGCGACACCGCAGAGGCTTTGACCGGCCTCGAGCACACCGAGGTCCTTCCGCTGTATGCCCGCCTGTCCACGGCCGAGCAGCAGCGGGTGTTCGCGCCGCACACCGGGCGCCGCGTCGTGCTGGCGACCAACGTGGCCGAGACGTCGCTGACCGTGCCGGGGATTCGGTACGTCGTCGACCCCGGCAACGCCCGCATCTCGCGCTACAGCCGCCGCTTGAAGGTGCAGCGGCTGCCCATCGAGCCGATCTCGCAGGCGTCCGCCGCCCAGCGCGCCGGGCGGTGCGGACGGGTCGCGCCGGGCGTGTGCATCCGCCTCTACTCCGAAGACGACTTCGCCGCCCGCCCGCGTTACACCGATCCCGAGATCCTGCGCACCAACCTCGCCGCGGTGATCCTGCAGATGGCGGCCCTGCAGCTCGGCGACATCGAGAGCTTCGGATTCCTCGACCCGCCGGACCGGCGCAGCGTGCGTGACGGCGTGCAATTGCTGCAGGAGCTCGGAGCGTTCGACGCCGACGGCGCGATCACCGCGCTCGGCCGCCGTCTGGCGCGGCTGCCGGTCGACCCCAGGCTGGGCCGGATGATCCTGCAGTCCCACACCGAGGGGTGCGTGAGCGAGGTGCTGGTGCTGGCCGCGGCCCTGACGATCCCCGACCCGCGGGAACGGCCGGCCGACCGAGAGGAGGCCGCCCGCGCCAAACACGCCCGCTTCGCCGACGACACGTCCGACTTCATGTCGTATGTGAACCTGTGGAACCACCTGCGTACACAGCGAACGGAACTGTCCGGCAACCAGTTTCGCCGCCAATGCCGCGACGACTTCCTGCACTACCTGCGCATTCGCGAATGGCAGGACCTGGTCGGACAGTTGCGCAGCATCGCCCGCGACCTCGGTGTCGTCGAATCCGGCGAGCCGGCCGACCCGGCGGCCGTACACGCGGCGCTGCTCGCCGGGCTGCTGTCGCACGTGGGCATGCGCCGCGAGGACACCCGCGAATACCTGGGCGCGCGCAACTCGCACTTCGTGCTGGCGCCCGGCTCGGCGCTGGCCAAGCGGCCGCCGCGCTGGGTCGTCGTGGCCGAACTGGTCGAGACGAGTCGGCTCTACGGGCGTACCGCCGCGCGCATCCAGCCGGAACTCGTCGAGCGGGTCGCGGGCGACCTGGTCCAGCGGACCTACAGCGAGCCGCACTGGGACGGCAAACGCGGCGAGGTGATGGCCTACGAGCGGGTGACCCTGTACGGACTGCCGTTGGTCGCGCGCCGCCGGGTGGGATACGCCCGCGTGGAGCCGGGGGTGGCGCGCGAACTGTTCATCCGGCACGCGCTCGTGGAGGGCGACTGGCACACGCGCCATCACTTCTTCCGCGACAACGCCCGGCTGCGCGCGGAACTCGAGGAGATCGAGGAGCGGGCACGCCGCCGCGACCTGCTCGTGGGTGACGACGAGATCCACGCCCTCTACGACGCGCGCGTGCCCGCCGACGTGGTCTCGGCGCGGCACTTCGACGCGTGGTGGAAGAACCAGCGGCACAAGACACCCGACCTGCTGACCTTCGGCCGCGACGATCTGCTGCGGGCCGACGCGGCCGACACCGGTCGCCCGGACACGTGGCACGCGGGCGATGTCGCGCTGCCCCTGACCTACCGGTTCGAACCGGGCGCCGCCGACGACGGGGTCACCGTGCACGTGCCGATCGACGTCCTCGCGCGCCTGGGCGGCGACGAGTTCGCCTGGCAGGTCCCGGCGTTGCGCGAGGAGCTGGTCACCGCGCTCATCCGCTCGCTGCCGAAAGACCTGCGCCGCAACTTCGTTCCGGCCCCCGACACCGCCCGCGCGGTGCTCGGCGGCATCGACCCGGCGGCGGAGCCGCTGCTGCCCGCGTTGCAGCGCGAATTGCGCCGTCGCAGCGGCATTCTGGTACCGATCGAGGCGTTCGACCTGGACAAGCTGCCGCCGCATCTGCGGGTGACGTTCGCCGTCGAGTCCGCCGACGGCGCCGAGGTGGCCCGCGACAAGGACCTCGGGGCGCTACAGGAGCGCCTGGCGGCGCCGGCCCGCCGGGCCGTCGCCGAAGCGGTCGCCGGCGGCCTGCAGCAGACGGGCCTGCGCGACTGGCCCGACGACCTCGACGAGCTGCCGCGGGAGGTGCAGAGCAACGTCGACGGGCGCGCGGTGCGGGGCTTTCCCGCGTTCGTCGACGCCGGCGGCACCGTCGACGTGCGCGTGTTCGCCACCCCGGCCGAGCAGGACCGGGCGATGCGGCCGGGCAGCCGGAGGTTGCTCCGGCTGAGCGTGCCGTCGCCGGTGAAAGCGATTGAACGCCAACTCGATCCGCGTACCCGGCTGGCGCTGGGTGCGAACCCGGACGGGTCGCTGACCGCGCTGCTCGACGACTGCGCCGACGCCGCCGCGGACGCGCTGATGCCCGTCGCGGTGTGGACGCGCGACGACTTCGCCGCGCTACGTCGTCGCGCCGCGGAGGCCCTCGCCCCGATGACCCGCCAGATCGTGGGCCGCGTCGAGAAGGTGCTGGCCGCCGCCCAGGAGGTGCAACTCGTTTTGCCCGCCCAGCCGGCGCCGGCGCAGGCCGACGCCATCGCCGACGTCGGCGCCCAACTGCGGCGCCTGCTGCCGCCCGGGTTCGTCACCGCCACCGGCAGCGCGCACCTCGCCGACCTCACCCGCTACCTCACCGCGATTCGCCGCCGCCTCGACCGGCTGCCCCACGCGATCGAGGCCGACCGTGAACGCATGGCGCGGGTGCGCGCCGTGCAGGACGCCTACGACGAACTCCTGCGCCAGCGGCCGGCCGACCCGGCCGCCCGCGACATCGCCCGCCAGCTCGAGGAACTGCGCGTCAGCCTGTGGGCGCAGCAACTCGGCACACCGCGTCCGGTCAGCGAGCAGCGGATCTACCGGGCCATCGACGCCGCGCTCGACCGCTGA
- a CDS encoding DEAD/DEAH box helicase, whose protein sequence is MTTGMTFVDLGVSERLAAELAARGIGSPFPIQSETLPDTLAGRDVLGRGKTGSGKTLAFSIPMVSRLAGRPRRPSRPSGLVLAPTRELASQITATLKPLAAVNNLTVTTIFGGVPQGRQVTALKSGADIVVACPGRLEDLMKQRLISLDEVAITVIDEADHMADLGFLPAVTRILAATPRDGQRLLFSATLDNGVDGLVRRFLRDAVLHSVDGSDSPVAEMTHQVFHVSGVQAKTELVHRLASGTGRRILFMRTKHQARKLARQLTESGVPAVDLHGNLSQPARDRNLAAFSAGSARVLVATDIAARGVHVDGIELVVHIDPPADHKAYLHRSGRTARAGNAGDVVTIVLPEQRRDAHALLRRAGIRATPQEVTADSAAVHAVAGEPAPYCAPAPKTAPPSRPDQPRRQANAGGGRARRSGRNRRGSASRATGSKNMAGSC, encoded by the coding sequence TTGACTACTGGCATGACCTTCGTCGACCTCGGCGTGAGTGAACGACTGGCGGCGGAGCTGGCCGCCCGAGGAATCGGCAGCCCCTTCCCCATCCAAAGCGAAACCCTTCCCGACACCCTCGCGGGCAGAGACGTGCTCGGCCGCGGCAAGACCGGCAGCGGCAAAACGCTCGCCTTCTCGATTCCCATGGTCAGCAGGCTGGCCGGACGGCCGCGTCGCCCGTCGCGGCCGTCGGGGCTTGTCCTGGCGCCGACCCGTGAGCTGGCCAGCCAGATCACCGCAACGCTCAAGCCGCTGGCCGCCGTCAACAACCTCACCGTGACCACGATCTTCGGCGGCGTGCCGCAGGGCAGGCAGGTGACGGCGCTGAAGTCCGGCGCCGACATCGTGGTCGCCTGTCCCGGCCGGCTCGAAGACTTGATGAAGCAGCGCTTGATCAGCCTGGACGAGGTCGCGATCACGGTGATCGACGAGGCCGACCACATGGCCGACCTCGGCTTCCTGCCCGCCGTCACCCGAATCCTCGCGGCGACCCCGAGAGACGGGCAGCGGCTCCTGTTCTCCGCGACCCTGGACAACGGGGTCGACGGGCTGGTGCGCCGATTCCTGCGCGACGCGGTGCTGCACTCCGTCGACGGCTCCGACTCGCCGGTGGCCGAGATGACCCACCAGGTCTTCCACGTCTCCGGCGTGCAGGCCAAGACGGAGCTGGTGCACCGGCTCGCGTCCGGAACCGGCCGACGCATCCTGTTCATGCGCACCAAGCACCAGGCCCGCAAGCTGGCCAGGCAGCTCACCGAATCCGGCGTGCCGGCGGTCGACCTGCACGGCAACCTGTCGCAGCCGGCGCGTGATCGCAACCTGGCGGCCTTCAGCGCCGGTTCGGCGCGGGTGCTGGTGGCCACGGACATCGCCGCGCGCGGCGTGCACGTGGACGGAATCGAGCTGGTGGTGCACATCGATCCGCCGGCCGATCACAAGGCTTATCTGCACCGGTCCGGGCGCACGGCGCGCGCGGGAAACGCCGGCGACGTCGTCACCATCGTCCTGCCCGAGCAGCGCAGGGACGCGCACGCGCTGCTGCGCCGCGCGGGCATCCGGGCGACGCCGCAGGAAGTCACCGCCGATTCGGCCGCCGTGCACGCCGTTGCCGGTGAGCCGGCGCCGTACTGCGCCCCGGCGCCCAAGACGGCGCCGCCGTCGCGTCCGGACCAGCCTCGCCGGCAGGCCAACGCCGGCGGCGGCAGGGCACGTCGCTCCGGCCGGAACCGACGCGGAAGCGCAAGCCGTGCAACTGGTTCCAAAAATATGGCCGGCTCGTGCTAG